The following are from one region of the Nostoc cf. commune SO-36 genome:
- a CDS encoding translocation/assembly module TamB domain-containing protein yields the protein MTRSPNSGNNQEPSNPRLWLLLLGRTSLAVGVVLLIGIAFGAWWARSYIYKDLAPLVQQNLQQLLGRPVKVGNVERFSLSSLRFSSLSIPATPTDQDQVVAKALDVQFSPLELLFTRKLALNVTLVQPNVYIQQDKDGRWVTAQVKAGEGQGFIQTDLETLQIQDGNVELSPASAPTRPKGSVILNQVGGIARFFDQNQRIAYDLNGQLARGGAVKISGETQTKAEQTNLKLQAQNLLASDISRLVELPIALQAGRLDADLGVQIPPKLSEIAVTGTATANQITAKIPNIPQPISNFNGRFIFQDQTVALENLNTNFGKVPILANGTINTQTGFNVSAQIKPISAKNILDTLNVNSPVPASGEVQANIKVDGPLLQPVVSGTVSNTKPIQVDRLQFKTVNTNFRLNVSENASQLTVSNLNLVPAAGGQITGSGQAYIGAKDNVIFNAQVDGVSGDILARNYGVNLPIAIGNVSAKAQITGSIGKQPLNLEISNAQITPPTGGKITANGQIQLAPQGQVGVNIQAQGIPGNAIAQGYNISTPLNLGGISANAKVSGSLGRPLNVNIASVQANPEVGGQVTASGQLLLAPQGRVALNVQAQNLPGDAIARAYNTSPGITIGNVSANANISGTLNNLQAVARVQAPTATYPTTGRVVVAQQGENIVFPNAVFNVAGGTIRATGQLAQQRWQGTVNTSQIQLDRFSPQLRGRLNSNIELAGTTESFQLADIRAAGQIRLSQGVALLAQPLTAHFQWNGQQIIVENASTAGLSANGTIAIQTPPTGAPEIAGFNLNVLAQNFNLQNTGFEIPGDVEVAGLLDFKGQVTGTPDVPQATGNIRLRNFQVSDLAFDPLLTGNVNFQGGQGASLRLAGQQDRIALNLGADYRPTSFLVRRDGAVATGRIEGENLLINAQQFPIALIGGFLPNNQLQPLAGQLSGDLVVNLNNYAIAGDVAIAQPRIGRITADEFRGSINYADGTASLSNGQLQIGDSNIALSGNVQPGNDPQFQFQANFHQARIQRLLQTFNIFDFQDFGTGLELPNLAGAEVLDTESVTLPDADLLTQLAYFSKIVALVAQQQQEERNETASLPTLAELTGTLSGAITANGSLKSGLNVGFNFQGANWQWGDYSINQVVAQGNFADGIVTLSPLSVGINQGLVAFSGQLGTEQLSGNLNVASLPLSLLQPFIEQYPIDITGNINADATLGGSLQDPSARGEVTLANATLNKQPVQAGQVNFDYNNARLNFDSSLLVTGTQPVTITGSVPAPLPFAEVQPDSNQISINANVQNEGLALLNLFTNNQVAWVDGRGQVNLNVQGTLDQPIIIGNATLNDATFSAEALSEPLTNVTGTAQFNGDTVNVQGIQGTYNEGQVSASGILPILQPQQGVVNPLTVSIADKLNFEIAGLYEGGVGGDIVLRGTALKPVIGGEVQLSDGQVIIGNSATGEKKSAATAAANANVINREEFKINVTPTAESNPNPVITPESSTRTATPPNLPIEFADLRLILDDDVRVTSQSFLDSIPGAAVLSQPLLSFDAKGDLTINGTLAKPRPEGVIRLTGGRVSLFSTEFTLERGYEHTARFIPSQGLDPTLDVRLLTIVPEASATNNRILESPLSAEISDVSAINFGTLRTVRVQARVNGPASELGENLELTSEPNRSQGEIVALLGGSILGSFGQADAGQGLTNFASSTILGGLQGTITAIGQAIGFSEFRIFPTPITSNEKTTASILNLSAEGVFDISRNLSASLSRPLSSDESFRYNVLYRLNDEILMRGSTNLGDENQFQVQYETRF from the coding sequence ATGACGCGATCTCCAAATTCAGGAAACAATCAGGAACCATCTAATCCTCGTCTGTGGCTCCTGCTTTTAGGACGTACTAGTTTGGCTGTGGGTGTGGTTTTGCTGATTGGAATTGCATTCGGTGCTTGGTGGGCTAGAAGCTATATATATAAAGATTTAGCGCCATTAGTACAGCAAAATCTTCAGCAATTGTTGGGGCGTCCAGTAAAAGTTGGGAATGTTGAACGTTTTTCGCTCTCTAGTCTAAGATTTAGCTCTCTATCGATACCAGCAACCCCCACAGATCAAGATCAGGTGGTAGCGAAAGCCTTAGATGTACAGTTTTCGCCCTTGGAACTTCTCTTCACTCGAAAACTAGCATTAAACGTCACGTTAGTTCAGCCCAATGTCTACATTCAACAGGATAAAGATGGCCGTTGGGTAACAGCCCAAGTTAAGGCTGGGGAAGGACAAGGCTTTATTCAAACCGACTTGGAGACACTTCAAATTCAAGATGGGAATGTAGAGTTATCGCCAGCCTCCGCACCAACTAGACCGAAAGGCTCAGTCATATTAAATCAAGTTGGTGGTATTGCCCGATTTTTTGATCAAAATCAACGAATTGCTTATGACCTCAATGGTCAACTCGCCAGGGGAGGTGCAGTTAAAATCTCTGGTGAAACACAAACAAAAGCTGAACAAACTAACCTCAAGCTACAAGCACAAAATTTGCTAGCTTCTGATATTAGTAGATTAGTTGAGTTGCCAATCGCCTTGCAAGCAGGGCGTTTAGATGCTGACTTAGGGGTTCAAATTCCACCCAAACTGTCAGAAATAGCCGTTACGGGAACGGCTACAGCTAATCAAATTACTGCCAAAATTCCAAATATTCCTCAGCCAATTTCTAATTTCAATGGGAGATTTATATTTCAGGATCAAACAGTTGCTTTAGAAAATCTGAATACGAACTTTGGCAAAGTTCCCATTTTGGCTAATGGAACAATTAATACCCAAACAGGTTTTAATGTCTCTGCTCAAATAAAACCTATTAGTGCGAAAAATATCTTAGATACGTTGAATGTAAATTCGCCAGTTCCAGCTAGTGGCGAAGTCCAAGCAAATATTAAGGTAGACGGCCCACTTCTGCAACCAGTCGTTAGCGGTACGGTAAGCAATACAAAACCTATTCAAGTTGACCGCCTTCAATTTAAAACCGTCAACACTAATTTCCGCTTGAATGTATCTGAAAATGCGTCTCAACTTACCGTCTCTAATCTGAATTTAGTCCCCGCAGCAGGTGGTCAAATTACAGGAAGTGGTCAAGCTTATATAGGAGCCAAAGACAACGTAATCTTTAATGCTCAAGTTGATGGTGTGTCAGGAGATATACTAGCACGTAACTACGGCGTTAATCTACCGATCGCAATTGGGAATGTTTCAGCAAAAGCACAAATTACTGGCTCAATTGGTAAACAGCCCTTAAACCTTGAGATTTCCAATGCTCAGATAACACCGCCAACCGGTGGGAAAATTACAGCCAATGGTCAAATTCAACTGGCTCCTCAAGGTCAGGTAGGCGTAAATATTCAAGCTCAAGGTATACCAGGAAATGCGATCGCTCAAGGTTACAATATTTCAACTCCCCTGAATCTTGGTGGTATATCTGCAAACGCAAAAGTTTCTGGCTCTCTAGGTAGACCATTAAACGTCAATATTGCTAGCGTTCAAGCAAATCCAGAGGTCGGAGGGCAAGTAACAGCTAGCGGCCAACTTCTGCTTGCACCCCAAGGGAGGGTGGCGTTGAATGTCCAAGCACAAAATTTACCTGGGGATGCGATCGCACGAGCCTACAATACTTCACCCGGCATTACCATTGGGAATGTATCGGCAAATGCGAATATTTCCGGCACTCTGAATAATCTGCAAGCAGTAGCGCGGGTGCAAGCGCCTACCGCCACCTATCCCACAACCGGACGAGTTGTTGTTGCTCAACAAGGTGAGAATATCGTCTTTCCAAATGCGGTTTTTAACGTGGCAGGCGGTACAATCAGAGCTACAGGTCAACTTGCACAACAACGCTGGCAAGGGACTGTCAACACTTCTCAAATTCAACTTGACCGTTTCTCACCACAACTGCGAGGACGGCTTAATAGTAATATTGAGTTAGCAGGTACAACAGAATCTTTCCAGCTTGCAGATATTCGTGCCGCCGGACAAATCCGCCTTTCCCAAGGGGTAGCACTGCTAGCACAACCGCTCACCGCTCATTTTCAGTGGAATGGACAGCAGATTATCGTTGAAAATGCAAGTACCGCAGGATTGAGTGCTAATGGTACGATCGCTATTCAAACTCCACCAACTGGCGCACCGGAAATTGCGGGATTTAATTTAAATGTACTGGCACAGAATTTCAACTTACAAAATACTGGTTTTGAAATTCCTGGTGACGTAGAAGTAGCGGGGTTACTTGATTTTAAGGGACAAGTTACAGGTACTCCAGATGTTCCGCAAGCTACTGGCAATATCCGACTGCGGAATTTCCAGGTTAGTGACTTGGCGTTTGACCCGCTTTTAACTGGAAACGTGAATTTTCAAGGAGGACAGGGGGCAAGTCTGCGATTAGCTGGGCAGCAAGACAGGATAGCGCTGAATTTGGGTGCAGATTATCGTCCCACTTCATTTTTAGTTCGACGCGATGGAGCAGTTGCCACAGGTAGAATTGAGGGAGAGAACTTACTCATTAACGCTCAACAGTTTCCCATCGCTCTGATTGGAGGCTTTTTACCGAACAATCAATTGCAACCACTAGCGGGACAACTATCGGGAGATTTAGTTGTCAATCTGAATAATTATGCCATTGCCGGAGACGTTGCGATCGCCCAGCCTCGGATTGGCAGAATTACAGCAGATGAATTTCGCGGCAGCATCAATTATGCCGATGGTACTGCTAGCTTATCTAATGGTCAATTGCAAATTGGAGATAGCAATATCGCCCTCAGTGGCAATGTGCAACCAGGGAATGACCCGCAATTTCAATTTCAAGCTAATTTTCACCAAGCCAGAATCCAGAGACTTTTACAAACGTTTAATATCTTCGACTTTCAAGACTTTGGTACTGGGTTGGAACTACCAAATTTAGCTGGAGCAGAAGTACTTGACACTGAGTCTGTCACTTTACCCGATGCAGATTTGCTCACCCAGCTAGCATATTTCTCAAAAATTGTCGCATTGGTAGCACAACAACAGCAAGAAGAGAGAAATGAAACTGCATCTTTACCCACCCTTGCAGAATTAACGGGTACTTTGAGCGGAGCAATTACAGCGAATGGCTCATTAAAATCTGGGTTAAATGTCGGCTTTAATTTTCAAGGTGCTAATTGGCAATGGGGAGATTACTCCATTAATCAAGTCGTTGCTCAGGGCAATTTTGCCGATGGAATCGTCACACTTTCGCCGTTGAGTGTTGGCATAAATCAAGGACTGGTGGCTTTTTCGGGACAGTTAGGAACTGAGCAACTATCTGGCAACTTGAATGTAGCAAGTTTACCTTTATCGCTTTTACAGCCTTTTATAGAACAATACCCCATAGATATTACTGGTAATATAAATGCCGATGCCACATTGGGGGGTAGTTTACAAGACCCTAGTGCTAGAGGAGAAGTGACATTAGCCAATGCGACTCTCAACAAGCAACCTGTACAAGCAGGACAAGTAAACTTTGATTACAACAATGCTCGATTGAATTTTGATAGTAGCTTACTAGTGACAGGAACGCAGCCAGTTACCATTACAGGTAGCGTCCCTGCTCCGTTACCTTTTGCCGAAGTGCAGCCGGATAGCAATCAAATCAGCATCAATGCCAATGTGCAAAATGAAGGATTGGCATTATTAAACCTATTTACCAACAATCAAGTCGCTTGGGTAGACGGCCGAGGACAAGTAAATTTAAATGTTCAAGGTACTTTAGACCAACCAATTATCATTGGAAACGCCACACTTAATGATGCAACTTTTAGCGCTGAAGCTTTATCTGAACCCCTAACGAATGTCACAGGGACAGCGCAATTTAATGGCGACACAGTGAATGTCCAAGGTATCCAAGGCACTTACAATGAAGGGCAAGTAAGTGCATCAGGCATCCTCCCGATTCTTCAGCCTCAGCAAGGCGTAGTAAATCCTCTCACAGTATCAATAGCAGACAAACTCAACTTTGAAATTGCAGGACTGTATGAAGGCGGTGTTGGTGGCGATATTGTGCTTCGCGGAACAGCGCTAAAACCTGTAATTGGTGGAGAGGTTCAGCTGAGTGATGGTCAGGTGATTATTGGCAACTCGGCTACTGGTGAGAAAAAATCAGCAGCGACAGCAGCGGCTAACGCTAACGTCATAAATAGAGAAGAGTTTAAAATTAATGTCACACCTACAGCAGAGAGTAATCCTAACCCAGTGATTACACCAGAAAGTAGCACTAGGACAGCAACTCCACCCAATTTACCTATAGAGTTTGCAGATTTAAGGTTAATTCTGGACGACGATGTTCGTGTTACCAGTCAATCCTTTCTCGACTCAATACCAGGAGCAGCCGTCTTGAGTCAGCCTCTATTGAGCTTTGATGCAAAAGGCGACTTGACCATTAATGGTACATTAGCGAAACCGCGTCCTGAAGGAGTCATTCGTTTGACAGGAGGACGAGTAAGTTTATTTTCCACTGAGTTCACCTTGGAACGGGGCTACGAACACACTGCGCGGTTTATTCCAAGTCAAGGACTTGACCCTACTTTGGATGTCCGACTGCTCACAATTGTACCTGAAGCATCGGCAACGAATAATCGAATTTTGGAATCACCATTGTCTGCTGAAATCAGCGATGTTTCTGCTATTAACTTTGGAACTTTACGTACAGTTCGCGTTCAAGCCAGGGTCAACGGGCCAGCTAGTGAATTGGGCGAAAATCTGGAACTGACGAGTGAACCTAACCGTAGCCAGGGAGAAATAGTTGCTTTACTGGGTGGCTCGATTCTTGGTTCTTTCGGTCAAGCAGATGCAGGACAAGGGCTGACTAATTTCGCTAGTTCTACCATTTTAGGTGGTTTGCAAGGAACTATTACTGCGATTGGACAGGCTATTGGTTTCAGTGAGTTTCGGATATTTCCCACCCCAATCACTAGTAATGAAAAAACGACAGCTTCAATTCTGAATTTATCAGCAGAAGGTGTGTTTGACATCAGTAGAAATTTATCTGCCTCTTTATCACGCCCTCTTTCTAGCGATGAGTCTTTCCGTTATAACGTGCTTTATCGACTCAATGATGAAATTTTGATGCGAGGCTCAACTAATTTGGGGGATGAAAATCAATTCCAAGTTCAGTATGAAACCAGATTTTAG
- a CDS encoding efflux RND transporter periplasmic adaptor subunit codes for MLKRDYLLKYLNRLVANPVLVIVLMVTALTSGCQKNEPAANAQNPPPLPVKLQRIDAGTIEESSEFVGSLEAQQKVTLQPQTQGRIESILVSSGQRVQQGTPIASLSLDQAQANVTSAIAAANSVQAALATAQAEQQQAEAQRTKAAANVQLQRTQFNRTQELVTEGAVARQESDIGRNNLQTAQADLQTAEKQVAAARAAVRQAQANIRQAQASTAAARVSLNFKQVVAPITGVVGEFPVKVGDYVNIGQTITTLTQNDSLDLNLSIPSNRLPQLRTNLPVQLIDPTTQQVLGTGAISYISPNVSSNQQSVLSKARFRNSQGRLRDGQYVQARVIWNRQPGILIPTVAISRIGGQSFVFVTENKTVNGQQQQVVHQRLVRLGDIQGTNYQVIDGLKSGETIVTSGILKLREGAPIQPVS; via the coding sequence ATGTTAAAACGTGATTATCTACTTAAATACTTAAACCGATTAGTCGCAAATCCAGTATTAGTTATCGTACTAATGGTCACAGCTTTGACGAGTGGTTGTCAAAAAAACGAGCCGGCAGCAAATGCTCAAAACCCGCCACCATTACCAGTGAAACTTCAGAGAATTGACGCAGGTACAATCGAAGAAAGTTCCGAGTTTGTTGGATCGTTGGAGGCGCAGCAAAAAGTTACGCTACAACCCCAAACCCAGGGACGAATCGAATCAATTCTCGTTTCGAGTGGACAGAGGGTGCAGCAGGGTACGCCGATCGCATCTTTGAGTTTAGATCAGGCTCAAGCTAATGTCACCAGTGCGATCGCAGCTGCTAATTCGGTGCAAGCAGCATTGGCTACTGCTCAAGCAGAGCAACAACAAGCCGAAGCCCAACGCACCAAAGCAGCTGCAAATGTTCAACTGCAACGGACACAGTTCAATCGTACCCAAGAGTTAGTTACAGAAGGAGCCGTAGCTAGGCAAGAATCAGACATTGGCCGAAATAATTTACAAACTGCTCAAGCAGACCTCCAAACAGCCGAAAAGCAAGTTGCAGCAGCTAGGGCAGCCGTTCGGCAAGCACAGGCAAATATCCGCCAAGCTCAAGCAAGCACGGCTGCCGCGCGAGTCAGCCTCAATTTTAAGCAAGTGGTAGCACCCATTACTGGCGTAGTCGGTGAATTTCCGGTCAAGGTTGGAGATTATGTCAACATCGGACAAACAATCACCACACTTACACAAAACGATTCACTGGATCTCAATCTTTCTATACCCTCAAATCGATTGCCCCAATTAAGAACGAACTTACCCGTGCAGTTAATCGATCCCACTACCCAGCAAGTGCTTGGTACAGGTGCGATTAGCTACATTTCTCCAAATGTAAGTTCTAATCAACAGTCAGTTTTGAGCAAAGCCCGTTTTCGGAATTCCCAAGGGCGATTGCGCGATGGGCAATACGTTCAAGCTCGCGTGATTTGGAATCGACAACCAGGTATCTTGATTCCCACCGTTGCAATTTCTCGCATTGGTGGACAAAGTTTTGTGTTTGTCACCGAAAACAAAACTGTAAATGGACAACAACAGCAAGTTGTGCATCAGCGTTTAGTGCGTCTGGGAGATATTCAAGGCACAAATTATCAAGTTATCGATGGGCTTAAATCCGGCGAAACGATTGTAACTTCTGGCATTCTCAAACTTAGAGAAGGCGCACCAATTCAACCAGTATCATAA
- a CDS encoding class I SAM-dependent methyltransferase: MFEQQRENIQLHAKQLATEALQKSEPSAWFEVLYAEAQGDAKLIPWAKLAPHPYLQDWLTNHQPFASGKKALVIGCGLGDDAQALANLGFEVTAFDISPTAVAWCKQRFPNSTVNYVVADLLAIPPQWHLGFDFVFECRNIQSLPLNVRSWVISSVASVVAPGGTLLLITRIRDTEAEPSGPPWPLSDSELKQFESLGLQQVEKLEFLESELLEVKHVRIEYHLSFG; the protein is encoded by the coding sequence ATGTTTGAACAACAAAGAGAAAATATACAACTTCATGCTAAACAGTTAGCTACTGAAGCTTTACAAAAATCAGAACCATCGGCATGGTTTGAAGTTTTATATGCCGAAGCTCAAGGTGATGCAAAACTAATTCCTTGGGCAAAATTAGCTCCTCACCCTTATCTACAAGATTGGTTAACGAATCATCAACCGTTCGCTTCTGGAAAGAAAGCGCTAGTTATTGGTTGTGGCTTGGGAGATGATGCACAAGCTTTAGCTAATCTGGGATTTGAGGTAACTGCTTTTGATATTTCCCCCACGGCTGTTGCTTGGTGTAAGCAGCGATTTCCTAATTCGACTGTTAACTATGTAGTTGCAGATTTGTTAGCAATTCCCCCACAGTGGCATCTTGGGTTTGACTTTGTTTTTGAATGTCGTAATATTCAATCTCTGCCGTTGAATGTGCGTTCTTGGGTTATTTCTTCAGTTGCCTCTGTCGTTGCTCCTGGTGGTACACTTTTACTAATTACTCGTATTCGAGATACAGAAGCTGAACCCTCCGGCCCACCTTGGCCATTATCAGACTCGGAACTCAAGCAGTTTGAAAGTTTGGGATTACAGCAAGTAGAAAAACTTGAGTTTTTAGAATCTGAGCTTCTTGAGGTTAAGCATGTGCGGATTGAATATCATTTGAGCTTCGGCTAG